In one Lachnospiraceae bacterium GAM79 genomic region, the following are encoded:
- the prfB gene encoding peptide chain release factor 2 (programmed frameshift): MIETDQFKFTLNQYRQPLMEVRDSLDIAGRKDSIGKLQYEMEQPGFWDDVAKSTSVSRQLKKLQDSLEEYQKLEQDFSDIETLIQMAEEEGDSSMIEEIGEMLTAFQKEFENYRISLLLSGEFDGYDAVMTLHAGAGGTESCDWTSMLYRMYTRWAEKHGFKVEVLDYLEGDEAGIKSVTIQISGQNAYGYLKSEKGVHRLVRISPFNAAGKRQTSFASCDVIPEIEEDLEVDINEDDLRIDTYRSSGAGGQHINKTSSAVRITHIPTGIVVQCQNERSQHMNKDKAMQMLKSKLYLIKKQENLDKISDIRGEILENGFGSQIRSYVMQPYTMVKDHRTGEESGNVAAVLDGELDGFMNAYLKWCSRSE, translated from the exons ATGATAGAGACAGACCAGTTTAAGTTCACACTGAATCAGTACAGACAACCATTAATGGAAGTAAGGGATTCACTT GACATCGCTGGCAGAAAAGACAGCATAGGAAAATTACAATATGAGATGGAACAGCCTGGCTTCTGGGATGATGTAGCAAAGTCAACCAGTGTTTCTAGGCAGTTAAAGAAGCTGCAGGATTCGCTGGAGGAATATCAGAAGTTGGAACAGGATTTTTCGGATATCGAAACCCTGATTCAGATGGCGGAAGAAGAGGGCGATTCCTCTATGATAGAGGAGATCGGTGAGATGCTGACTGCATTTCAGAAGGAATTCGAAAATTACAGGATCAGTCTTCTGCTGTCGGGTGAGTTTGATGGTTATGATGCCGTTATGACACTTCATGCAGGAGCCGGTGGAACAGAGTCCTGTGATTGGACATCGATGTTATACAGAATGTATACCAGATGGGCGGAGAAACATGGTTTTAAGGTGGAAGTACTTGACTATCTGGAAGGTGATGAGGCTGGCATCAAGTCGGTTACGATCCAGATCAGCGGGCAGAATGCATACGGATATTTGAAATCAGAAAAAGGCGTACATCGTCTGGTTCGTATTTCACCGTTCAATGCAGCAGGCAAGCGACAGACTTCATTTGCTTCCTGCGATGTGATACCGGAGATAGAGGAAGATCTGGAAGTGGATATCAATGAAGATGATCTCCGAATCGATACTTACAGATCGAGCGGAGCCGGTGGACAGCACATCAATAAGACATCATCGGCGGTTCGTATCACGCACATTCCGACCGGTATCGTAGTACAATGCCAGAATGAGCGTTCACAGCATATGAATAAGGACAAGGCTATGCAGATGCTGAAGTCTAAGTTGTATCTGATCAAGAAACAGGAGAACCTGGATAAGATTTCGGACATTCGAGGTGAGATATTGGAGAATGGATTCGGAAGCCAGATCCGGTCTTATGTTATGCAGCCGTATACGATGGTGAAGGATCACCGGACAGGCGAAGAAAGCGGAAATGTTGCCGCAGTTTTAGATGGAGAACTCGACGGATTTATGAATGCATATTTAAAATGGTGCAGCCGGAGTGAGTAG
- the secA gene encoding preprotein translocase subunit SecA, with protein sequence MGLFEKVFGTHSEKELKKIAPIVDKIEALDSDMQALSDEELRAKTTEFKDRLANGETLDDLLVEAFAVVREAAYRVLGIKHYRVQLIGGVVLHQGRIAEMKTGEGKTLVSTLPVYLNALEGKGVQVVTVNDYLAKRDAEWMGKVHEFLGLTVGIILNSSTNDERRDAYACDITYVTNNELGFDYLRDNMVIYKEKLVLRGLHYCVIDEVDSVLIDEARTPLIISGQSGKSTELYKMCDYLARRMKRGEGDGEISKMDMLMNTAIEEDGDFLVNEKDKYVMLTANGVKEVEQFFHIENLSDPENIEIQHNIILALRAHNLMFRDRDYVVKDDEVLIVDEFTGRIMPGRRFSDGLHQAIEAKENVKVKRESKTLATITFQNFFNMFEKKAGMTGTASTEEEEFREIYGMDVVEIPTNLPVQRIDRPDSIFKTKKEKLNAIVEQINESYRKGQPVLVGTINIDASEELSHMLSKKKIPHKVLNAKFHELEAEIVAEAGQKNAVTIATNMAGRGTDIKLGEGVAELGGLRIIGTERHESRRIDNQLRGRSGRQGDPGESKFYLSLEDDLMRLFGSERVMSLYDTLKIPEGEEIQHKTISNFVEKAQKKIESNNFAIRKNLLEYDRVNNEQREIIYKERRRVLDGEDMHEVILKMLKDDIGACVDIVCSSEAAPEEWNIVELDNMIREIIPFTEPIALTEHEIKKGDTEELKERLYNEAVELYHEKEKEFPSPEDMREIERIILLKVIDRKWTDHIDDMEQLKQGIGLQSLGQRDPVVEYKFAGYDMFNEMTRAIQEDTVKLLLRVKVEQKVEREEVNKVTGTNKDDTVSRGPVKKAKKIGRNDLCPCGSGKKYKNCCGRNE encoded by the coding sequence ATGGGATTATTTGAAAAAGTATTTGGCACACATAGTGAGAAAGAACTGAAGAAGATCGCTCCTATTGTGGACAAGATAGAAGCACTTGATTCTGATATGCAGGCATTGTCCGATGAGGAATTAAGAGCAAAGACAACAGAGTTCAAAGATAGACTTGCAAATGGAGAAACTCTTGATGATCTGTTGGTAGAAGCATTTGCAGTTGTAAGAGAGGCTGCATACAGAGTGCTTGGCATCAAGCATTACAGAGTACAGTTGATCGGTGGTGTTGTATTACATCAGGGACGTATCGCCGAGATGAAAACCGGTGAAGGTAAGACACTTGTATCTACACTTCCTGTATACTTAAACGCACTGGAGGGCAAGGGTGTTCAGGTCGTAACAGTTAACGATTACCTGGCAAAGCGTGATGCGGAATGGATGGGTAAGGTTCATGAGTTTCTTGGACTTACAGTTGGTATTATTTTGAATTCATCTACAAATGATGAAAGACGTGACGCATATGCATGCGACATCACTTATGTAACAAATAACGAACTCGGTTTCGATTACTTAAGAGATAACATGGTTATCTATAAAGAAAAGCTTGTGTTAAGAGGACTTCATTATTGCGTAATCGATGAGGTCGACTCAGTATTGATCGATGAGGCGAGAACCCCTCTGATCATTTCAGGACAGAGTGGTAAATCAACAGAGCTTTATAAAATGTGCGATTACCTTGCAAGACGTATGAAGCGTGGTGAAGGTGATGGCGAGATATCCAAGATGGATATGCTGATGAATACAGCGATCGAGGAAGACGGAGATTTTCTTGTAAATGAAAAAGACAAATACGTTATGCTGACAGCAAACGGTGTAAAGGAAGTAGAGCAGTTCTTCCATATTGAGAACCTGTCCGATCCTGAGAATATCGAGATCCAGCATAACATTATTCTTGCACTTCGTGCACATAACCTGATGTTCCGTGACCGTGATTACGTTGTAAAGGATGATGAGGTTCTGATCGTTGATGAATTTACAGGACGTATCATGCCGGGCCGTCGTTTCTCAGATGGACTGCATCAGGCGATCGAGGCAAAGGAAAATGTAAAGGTTAAGAGAGAATCCAAGACACTTGCGACGATCACATTCCAGAACTTCTTCAATATGTTTGAGAAGAAAGCGGGTATGACAGGTACAGCAAGTACAGAGGAAGAAGAATTCAGAGAGATCTACGGCATGGATGTTGTAGAGATCCCGACCAACCTTCCTGTACAGAGAATTGACCGTCCGGATTCTATCTTCAAGACAAAGAAAGAGAAATTAAACGCTATTGTTGAGCAGATCAATGAGAGTTACAGAAAAGGACAGCCTGTTCTGGTTGGTACGATCAATATTGATGCATCTGAGGAACTCAGCCATATGCTCAGCAAGAAAAAGATTCCACATAAGGTATTAAATGCAAAGTTCCATGAGCTTGAGGCAGAGATCGTTGCAGAAGCAGGTCAGAAGAATGCAGTTACGATCGCAACGAACATGGCTGGTCGTGGTACGGATATTAAGCTTGGCGAGGGCGTTGCTGAACTTGGCGGACTTCGTATCATTGGTACAGAACGTCATGAGTCCAGACGAATCGATAATCAGCTCCGTGGACGTTCCGGTCGTCAGGGAGATCCGGGTGAATCCAAATTCTACCTGTCTCTGGAAGATGATCTGATGAGATTATTTGGTTCCGAACGTGTTATGAGCCTTTATGATACATTGAAGATTCCGGAGGGCGAGGAGATTCAGCATAAGACGATTTCGAACTTCGTAGAAAAGGCGCAGAAGAAGATTGAAAGTAACAACTTTGCGATCAGAAAGAATCTGTTAGAGTATGATCGTGTAAATAACGAACAGAGAGAGATCATTTATAAGGAGCGTCGGAGAGTCTTAGATGGTGAAGATATGCATGAAGTTATCCTGAAGATGCTCAAGGATGATATCGGTGCATGTGTGGATATCGTATGCTCATCAGAAGCGGCACCGGAAGAATGGAATATTGTAGAGCTTGACAATATGATCCGTGAGATCATTCCATTTACAGAACCAATCGCACTTACTGAGCATGAGATTAAAAAGGGTGACACAGAAGAACTCAAAGAGAGATTGTATAATGAGGCTGTGGAACTCTACCATGAGAAAGAAAAAGAATTCCCAAGTCCGGAAGATATGCGTGAGATCGAGCGTATTATCCTTCTGAAGGTAATTGATAGAAAATGGACTGACCATATCGACGATATGGAACAGTTAAAGCAGGGTATCGGGCTTCAGTCGCTGGGTCAGAGAGATCCTGTTGTAGAATACAAGTTTGCCGGTTATGACATGTTCAATGAGATGACAAGAGCAATTCAGGAGGATACAGTAAAACTGCTTCTCCGTGTTAAGGTTGAACAGAAGGTTGAACGTGAAGAAGTAAATAAGGTTACAGGAACAAACAAGGATGATACTGTATCCAGAGGACCTGTAAAGAAAGCAAAAAAAATCGGAAGAAATGATTTGTGTCCATGCGGCAGCGGTAAGAAATATAAGAACTGCTGCGGACGGAACGAATAG
- a CDS encoding C40 family peptidase yields the protein MSKTTRRISVAVMTVSLAATTAFGVIKANSVYDDSNIGISSVLDRYVESVQLDTTEDTISAKTEEQTTTETADKKNSKKTTKKDKTVSAQAEEVTCKYPQFQDRCLTTVSDSVNIRATASEDGELVGTLAANGIALVKEKGDTWTKIASGNCEGYIKNDYLVFGDDAGAYAEEHCSKLATITTETLNVREQADGDSDCVTQIPGGQTYEVLSQSDGWTQLQIDDSVSGYVSSDYVEISYNTVKAVTVEEAEAARIAAEEEAKRKQEEAEAERQRQQQAAQNNSSGDGQSSDNGSSSSSQTTEAPSTEAPATEAPTTEAPSTPDPVPSSGSTGVDLANYALQFVGNPYVYGGTSLTNGADCSGFTLSVYAHFGISLPHSATAQSYYGTEVSLSELEPGDLLFYGSEGDIGHVAIYTGGGMVVHASTEATGIKTSVYNYRTPVKAVRLLGQ from the coding sequence ATGTCGAAGACAACCAGAAGAATTTCAGTTGCAGTTATGACCGTAAGTCTGGCAGCAACGACAGCATTTGGTGTGATAAAAGCAAACAGTGTTTATGATGATTCCAATATCGGTATCTCGTCCGTTCTTGATCGTTATGTAGAATCTGTTCAGTTGGATACAACAGAGGATACAATATCTGCGAAGACAGAAGAACAGACAACGACAGAGACAGCTGATAAGAAGAATAGCAAGAAGACAACAAAAAAGGATAAAACAGTATCTGCACAGGCGGAAGAAGTGACATGTAAGTATCCGCAGTTTCAGGATCGTTGCCTTACAACAGTTTCCGATTCTGTAAATATCAGAGCAACCGCAAGTGAAGATGGCGAGCTGGTTGGAACACTTGCAGCAAACGGAATTGCTCTTGTAAAAGAAAAAGGTGATACATGGACGAAAATCGCATCCGGTAACTGCGAGGGATACATAAAGAATGATTATCTGGTGTTCGGTGATGATGCAGGAGCATATGCGGAAGAACATTGCAGCAAGCTTGCTACCATAACAACAGAGACCTTGAATGTTCGTGAGCAGGCAGATGGTGACAGTGATTGCGTAACCCAGATTCCCGGCGGACAGACATATGAAGTGTTAAGTCAGTCAGACGGATGGACACAGCTCCAGATCGATGACAGTGTAAGCGGATATGTAAGTTCCGATTACGTTGAGATATCCTACAATACGGTAAAGGCTGTAACAGTAGAGGAAGCAGAAGCTGCAAGAATAGCAGCAGAGGAAGAAGCAAAGAGAAAACAGGAAGAAGCAGAGGCAGAGAGACAGAGACAGCAGCAGGCAGCTCAGAACAACAGCTCAGGTGACGGTCAGTCATCAGACAACGGCAGCAGTTCAAGCTCACAGACGACAGAGGCTCCTTCAACAGAAGCACCTGCGACGGAAGCTCCTACAACAGAGGCTCCATCTACTCCGGATCCTGTACCATCCAGTGGATCGACCGGTGTTGATCTTGCAAATTATGCATTACAGTTTGTCGGTAACCCTTATGTATATGGTGGTACAAGCCTTACAAACGGTGCTGACTGTTCAGGATTTACATTATCAGTATATGCACACTTTGGAATTTCACTTCCACATTCCGCAACAGCTCAGTCTTATTACGGAACAGAAGTAAGTCTTTCAGAACTGGAACCGGGTGACCTGTTGTTCTATGGTTCAGAAGGAGATATCGGACATGTGGCGATCTACACAGGTGGCGGCATGGTAGTACATGCAAGTACAGAAGCAACCGGTATCAAGACATCGGTATATAACTACAGAACACCTGTTAAGGCAGTCAGACTGCTTGGACAATAA
- a CDS encoding dCMP deaminase family protein yields the protein MKRADYISWDQYFMGIALLSAERSKDPSTQVGACIVDDNNRILSEGYNGMPAGCEDDIMPWGKIGDPLNNKYFFVCHAELNAILNYRGGSLKDARLYSTLFPCNECAKAIIQCGIKEVIYLSDKYASTDSTMASKRMFDMAGVAYRPYEVKGKKITIDL from the coding sequence ATGAAAAGAGCCGATTACATTAGCTGGGATCAGTATTTTATGGGAATTGCACTGCTGTCGGCAGAGAGAAGTAAAGACCCGTCAACTCAGGTTGGCGCATGTATCGTAGACGATAATAATCGTATTCTGTCGGAAGGGTATAATGGTATGCCTGCCGGATGCGAAGATGACATCATGCCATGGGGAAAGATCGGTGATCCATTGAACAATAAATATTTCTTTGTATGCCATGCGGAATTGAATGCCATCCTGAATTACAGAGGCGGCAGTTTAAAAGATGCAAGACTTTATTCAACCTTATTCCCTTGTAATGAATGTGCGAAAGCGATCATTCAGTGCGGAATAAAGGAGGTTATCTATCTGTCGGATAAATATGCAAGTACTGACAGTACAATGGCATCGAAGAGAATGTTTGATATGGCCGGGGTTGCTTATCGACCATACGAAGTAAAAGGAAAGAAGATTACGATAGATTTATGA
- a CDS encoding DUF1189 family protein has protein sequence MEEKVGFFKTVAGMFKGLVRPSEYIKTGRKSSWFAIHVLVICVSILLPMVVFYIPVSKKIGYNRLADAIDDRIAYFSVSQDGFYCKKKYEMKRPGGAYIRIDSTDYDTESDEIDELLEEGHYRTMVVVSNQEILLYSDDAPTRISWSSVYSHLRSIEKRDIYDKEILLTFTRRYDTPFLIGITLVMAVLLIFIYYIATLIWGFIINAIKRIFGISDEVSFSDIVKASTLVRTPWFAAAVLIAGYVLKGQFVFMYILCVIITFVYLIAAIKLYADQILRIPEKPETGAQEEHVPDEDYYGD, from the coding sequence ATGGAAGAAAAAGTAGGTTTTTTTAAGACGGTTGCCGGAATGTTCAAAGGCCTGGTTCGTCCGTCGGAATATATAAAGACAGGAAGGAAAAGCTCTTGGTTTGCTATACATGTGCTGGTTATTTGTGTCAGTATTTTGCTGCCGATGGTTGTTTTCTATATTCCTGTGAGTAAAAAGATCGGATATAATCGACTGGCAGATGCAATTGATGACAGGATTGCTTATTTCAGTGTTAGTCAGGACGGTTTTTACTGTAAGAAAAAGTATGAGATGAAGCGACCGGGTGGTGCTTATATCCGGATTGATTCTACTGATTATGATACAGAATCAGATGAGATCGATGAGCTGTTGGAAGAGGGACATTATAGAACAATGGTTGTTGTATCGAATCAGGAGATTCTTTTATACAGTGATGATGCGCCTACTCGTATCAGCTGGAGCAGCGTATACAGTCATCTCCGGTCAATCGAGAAGAGGGATATATATGATAAAGAGATTCTGCTTACGTTTACAAGACGCTATGATACACCGTTTCTGATAGGTATTACGCTTGTGATGGCAGTATTGTTAATATTTATTTATTATATTGCAACTCTGATATGGGGCTTTATCATAAATGCAATAAAACGAATATTTGGTATAAGTGACGAGGTCAGTTTTTCAGATATTGTAAAGGCATCAACGCTTGTCAGAACCCCATGGTTTGCGGCTGCTGTTTTGATCGCCGGATATGTATTAAAAGGTCAGTTTGTATTTATGTATATTCTGTGTGTGATCATAACATTTGTTTATTTGATAGCAGCAATTAAATTATATGCAGATCAGATCCTGCGGATACCGGAGAAACCGGAAACAGGAGCGCAGGAAGAACATGTACCGGATGAAGATTATTATGGAGACTGA
- a CDS encoding homoserine dehydrogenase encodes MVNIAVLGYGTVGSGVVEVINTNHEIINKRAGEEINIKYVLDLRDFPGDPVQQILTHDFNDILNDDEVKVVVEVMGGINPAYTFVKQCLAAGKSVATSNKELVASHGPELLAIAKENNVNFLFEASVGGGIPIIRPLNTSITADEVTEITGILNGTTNYILTKMDQEGASYDEVLKQAQDLGYAERNPEADVEGGDACRKIAILTSIVYGKHLDYTKIHTEGITKISTEDFKYADALGVSIKLVGTTKKEGDTLYSFVAPMMLDENHPLSGIHDVFNGIFVHGNVVDDIMFYGRGAGKLPTASAVVSDVVDEVKHMGKNIMASWDAEPLPIGDFRDAVNRFFVRVSADSITKEEVQKLFGDVTYVTAEGIDGELAFITSAMTEGSFADAIAKIDKIYSIIRVAF; translated from the coding sequence ATGGTAAATATAGCAGTGTTAGGTTATGGTACAGTTGGTTCAGGTGTGGTTGAGGTTATCAATACAAACCATGAGATCATCAATAAGAGAGCAGGAGAAGAGATTAACATCAAGTATGTTCTTGATCTGAGAGATTTCCCGGGAGATCCTGTACAGCAGATACTGACACATGACTTCAATGACATCTTAAACGATGATGAAGTAAAGGTTGTTGTTGAAGTAATGGGAGGAATCAATCCTGCCTATACATTTGTAAAACAGTGCCTTGCAGCAGGCAAGAGTGTAGCAACATCCAATAAGGAACTGGTAGCTTCTCACGGACCGGAATTACTTGCGATCGCAAAAGAGAACAATGTGAATTTCTTATTTGAGGCATCTGTTGGCGGTGGTATTCCGATCATCCGTCCATTAAATACCTCTATCACAGCAGATGAAGTAACAGAGATCACAGGTATCTTAAACGGAACAACAAATTATATCCTGACCAAGATGGATCAGGAAGGTGCATCTTATGATGAAGTGCTGAAGCAGGCACAGGATCTGGGATATGCAGAAAGAAATCCGGAAGCAGACGTAGAAGGTGGAGATGCGTGTAGAAAGATCGCAATCCTGACTTCTATCGTATATGGAAAACATCTGGATTATACTAAGATCCATACAGAAGGAATCACAAAGATCTCAACAGAAGATTTCAAATATGCAGATGCACTTGGCGTATCGATCAAATTAGTAGGTACGACTAAAAAGGAAGGAGATACCTTATATTCCTTCGTTGCACCTATGATGTTAGATGAGAATCATCCGTTATCCGGTATCCATGATGTATTCAATGGAATATTTGTACATGGAAATGTTGTAGATGATATTATGTTCTACGGCAGAGGAGCAGGAAAGCTTCCAACAGCATCCGCCGTTGTATCCGATGTTGTAGACGAAGTAAAACATATGGGTAAGAATATTATGGCAAGCTGGGATGCAGAGCCGCTTCCGATCGGTGATTTCAGAGATGCGGTTAATCGTTTCTTTGTGCGTGTGAGTGCGGATTCTATTACCAAAGAAGAGGTTCAGAAATTATTTGGTGATGTGACATATGTAACAGCAGAAGGCATAGATGGAGAACTTGCATTTATAACTTCAGCCATGACTGAGGGCAGTTTTGCTGATGCTATAGCTAAAATTGATAAAATTTACAGCATAATCAGAGTAGCATTTTAG
- the tsaE gene encoding tRNA (adenosine(37)-N6)-threonylcarbamoyltransferase complex ATPase subunit type 1 TsaE → MVKESNSREDTYRIGRELGEQAAPGQVFCFFGDLGVGKTIFSQGFAKGLGVDDIVNSPTFTIVKEYDDGRLPLYHFDVYRIGDVDEMEEIGYDEMVYGNGVCLIEWANLIEEILPEHYQKITIEKDLEKGVDYRKITIEEV, encoded by the coding sequence ATTGTAAAGGAAAGTAACAGCAGAGAAGACACATACAGAATCGGGCGGGAGCTTGGCGAACAGGCTGCTCCGGGGCAGGTTTTCTGTTTCTTTGGAGACTTGGGTGTCGGAAAGACGATATTTTCGCAGGGATTTGCCAAAGGCCTAGGTGTCGATGATATTGTGAACAGTCCGACATTTACGATTGTAAAGGAGTATGATGATGGAAGACTTCCGCTATATCATTTTGATGTCTATCGAATCGGAGATGTAGATGAGATGGAAGAGATTGGCTATGATGAGATGGTATATGGTAATGGCGTATGTCTGATCGAATGGGCAAATCTGATCGAAGAGATTCTTCCGGAACATTATCAGAAGATAACGATTGAAAAAGACCTTGAAAAAGGGGTAGATTATAGAAAGATAACGATAGAAGAGGTTTAA
- the raiA gene encoding ribosome-associated translation inhibitor RaiA, whose translation MNYIISGKNIDVTEGLKNAVYDKLSKLEKYFAEDAVAQVTFSVEKDRQKIEVTIPMKGHIIRAEQVSDDMYVSIDLVLEVIERQVNRHKKKLIDKEQNAAYLQNSFVEEETDEDDEIKIVRCKKFAVKPMYPEDACIQMDLLGHNFYVFRNAETEEVNVVYKRKGNTYGLIEPEF comes from the coding sequence ATGAATTACATAATTAGTGGAAAAAATATCGATGTTACTGAAGGCTTAAAGAATGCAGTATATGACAAGCTGTCCAAGCTTGAGAAATATTTCGCAGAAGATGCTGTTGCACAGGTTACATTTAGTGTAGAGAAAGACAGACAGAAGATAGAAGTTACGATTCCTATGAAAGGACATATCATTCGTGCAGAACAGGTAAGTGATGATATGTATGTATCGATCGATCTTGTGCTGGAAGTGATTGAGAGACAGGTGAACAGGCATAAGAAGAAGCTGATCGACAAGGAGCAGAATGCAGCATATCTCCAGAATTCATTTGTAGAAGAAGAAACAGATGAAGATGACGAGATCAAGATCGTAAGATGCAAGAAATTTGCAGTAAAGCCTATGTATCCGGAAGATGCATGCATCCAGATGGATCTGCTTGGACATAATTTCTATGTATTCAGAAACGCTGAGACAGAAGAAGTAAATGTTGTCTATAAGAGAAAAGGTAACACATACGGATTGATCGAACCGGAATTTTAA
- the pyk gene encoding pyruvate kinase — MRKTKIICTLGPSTDDDDILRRLMIEGMNVARFNFSHGDHAQHKRNMERIMKFRTELNLPVATLLDTKGPEIRVKDFKNGKIELKPGQTFTLTTDEVEGDEKMVSITYKNLVNDVKPGNTILIDDGLIEMTVEQVSESKIVCRVVNGGPVSNHKGVNVPRVNLSMPYISDQDRSDIIFGIENDFDFIAASFVRTADDVLEIRKILDEHGCDNINIISKIENMQGVENIDEIIRVSDGIMVARGDMGVEIPLEDVPVIQKMIIKKVYNADKQVVTATQMLDSMIKNPRPTRAEATDVANAIYDGTSAIMLSGETAAGKYPVEALHTMIKIAERAEEDIDYTKRFYERGNIQNPDITSAISHATCTTAIDLGAAAIVTVTKSGKTARMISKYRPKCPIIGCSPVEKVCRQLNLSWGVQPLLIAEENNTDDLFEHSVEAAKRNHYIKDGEIVVITAGVPLGVTGTTNLIKVHVVGHILVKGVSVNEKSVCAPLCVADSEEELIKNYNSGDIIVMKETSNNIMEQLKTASAIVCEKDGKNSHAAIVGLSRDIPVIIGAKNATQILKTGAIVTVKAKDGVVVS, encoded by the coding sequence ATGCGTAAAACAAAAATTATATGTACATTAGGACCATCAACGGATGATGATGATATTTTAAGACGGCTTATGATCGAGGGAATGAATGTTGCTCGATTTAACTTTTCACATGGAGATCATGCACAGCATAAACGCAATATGGAACGTATTATGAAATTCAGAACAGAACTGAATCTTCCTGTTGCAACACTGCTTGATACAAAGGGACCGGAAATTCGTGTTAAAGATTTCAAAAACGGAAAGATCGAACTGAAACCGGGTCAGACATTCACACTTACAACCGATGAGGTAGAGGGTGATGAGAAGATGGTTTCGATCACATATAAGAACCTTGTAAATGACGTAAAGCCGGGTAATACGATCCTTATCGATGACGGACTGATCGAGATGACAGTGGAACAGGTATCAGAGAGTAAGATAGTTTGTCGTGTGGTAAATGGCGGACCGGTATCAAATCACAAAGGGGTAAACGTACCACGCGTAAATCTGTCTATGCCATATATCAGCGACCAGGATCGCTCGGACATTATATTCGGTATAGAAAATGATTTTGATTTCATTGCTGCTTCCTTTGTAAGAACTGCAGATGATGTATTGGAGATCCGCAAGATCTTAGATGAGCATGGATGCGATAATATCAATATCATTTCCAAAATTGAGAATATGCAGGGAGTTGAGAATATCGACGAGATCATCCGCGTGTCAGATGGTATTATGGTAGCCCGTGGCGATATGGGTGTTGAGATTCCGTTAGAAGATGTCCCTGTTATCCAGAAGATGATCATTAAGAAAGTATACAATGCTGATAAACAGGTTGTGACAGCGACACAGATGCTTGATTCCATGATCAAGAATCCAAGACCAACGAGAGCAGAGGCGACAGACGTTGCAAATGCGATCTACGACGGAACAAGTGCAATCATGCTTTCCGGTGAGACTGCAGCAGGTAAGTATCCGGTAGAGGCACTTCATACCATGATCAAGATTGCAGAGCGTGCAGAAGAAGATATTGATTATACAAAACGTTTTTATGAGAGAGGAAATATCCAGAATCCGGATATCACCAGCGCTATTTCTCATGCGACTTGCACAACTGCGATCGATCTTGGTGCGGCGGCAATCGTAACTGTAACCAAATCCGGAAAAACTGCCCGCATGATCTCCAAATACAGACCGAAATGCCCGATCATCGGATGTTCACCGGTTGAGAAGGTCTGCAGACAGCTGAACCTTTCATGGGGTGTTCAGCCACTTCTGATCGCAGAGGAGAATAATACTGATGATCTGTTTGAGCATTCGGTAGAGGCGGCTAAGAGAAACCATTATATTAAGGATGGAGAAATCGTTGTTATTACTGCGGGGGTTCCGCTTGGCGTTACCGGAACAACCAACCTGATCAAAGTACATGTAGTTGGACACATTCTGGTTAAGGGAGTTTCTGTAAACGAAAAATCTGTATGTGCCCCCTTGTGTGTAGCTGATTCAGAGGAAGAATTAATAAAAAACTACAATTCCGGTGATATTATCGTTATGAAAGAAACCAGCAATAATATCATGGAGCAGTTAAAAACTGCTTCAGCGATCGTATGTGAGAAGGACGGAAAGAATTCGCATGCAGCAATTGTTGGTTTAAGCAGGGATATCCCGGTTATTATAGGAGCGAAAAATGCAACACAGATTCTGAAAACCGGAGCAATTGTTACGGTAAAAGCAAAAGACGGAGTAGTTGTTTCATAG